In Humulus lupulus chromosome 7, drHumLupu1.1, whole genome shotgun sequence, the following are encoded in one genomic region:
- the LOC133791504 gene encoding uncharacterized protein LOC133791504 produces the protein MAKTTRKTGQTSGNAPTHPPPQGVVEDETQVELEEEEMDYETLRTTLIQREIDRQHQELNEQQADMDRRQRDATAALEEAIQLARGQPAPASQLDQPPSTHPQQNPQLDHPQHYHNSPQPANPQRPEQPPTAQQDRSFQDPEQQPSYRAGQDNPQQQRQNRWLTSCALARTRWPRFETDVAA, from the exons ATGGCAAAAACAACTAGGAAAACGGGGCAAACCTCTGGTAATGCGCCAACCCATCCTCCTCCACAAGGTGTGGTTGAGGATGAGacacaagtggaattggaagaggaggagatggattatGAAACTTTGAGAACGACTCTGATT caaagggagattgatagGCAGCACCAAGAGCTGAATGAGCagcaggctgacatggaccgccggcagagggatgccactgcCGCCTTAGAGgaagccattcagttggcccgaggacaACCTGCACCTGCCTCCCAACTGGATCAGCCACCTAGTACTCACCCACAACAAAATCCACAGTTAGATCatccccaacattaccacaattCGCCACAACCGGCAAACCCTCAGAGGCCAGAGCAACCCCCTACTGCTCAACAGGATAGGTCGTtccaggatcctgagcagcaaccatcATATCGCGCTGGTCAAGATAACCCTcagcaacaaaggcagaatagg TGGTTAACCTCTTGTGCTCTTGCAAGAACCCGTTGGCCTAGGTTTGAGACTGATGTTGCAGCCTGA